A genomic stretch from Flavobacterium nitratireducens includes:
- a CDS encoding Lrp/AsnC ligand binding domain-containing protein: protein MPEVVECNFISGSFDYLLKIVLEDMESYHHFHQKKLSVLPEVSLINSFFIISEVKNTTMLPL, encoded by the coding sequence ATGCCAGAGGTGGTAGAGTGCAATTTTATTTCAGGTAGTTTTGATTATTTACTTAAAATTGTTTTGGAAGATATGGAGAGTTATCATCATTTTCATCAAAAAAAACTCTCTGTATTGCCTGAAGTTTCATTGATCAATAGTTTTTTTATTATCTCAGAAGTAAAGAATACGACGATGTTGCCCTTATAA
- a CDS encoding methylated-DNA--[protein]-cysteine S-methyltransferase, with protein MNSNIETTFFKTPLGIAKIIGDENGISEISIQENGKITERIPAVLEEAVHQLQNYFDGKRTDFDFKINPKGTEFQQKVWQSLIEIPFGKTMSYLDLSKKLGDVKAIRAVASANGKNPLWIVVPCHRVIGTDGSLTGYAGGLWRKKWLLEHENPARKQELLF; from the coding sequence ATGAACAGTAATATAGAAACCACTTTTTTCAAAACTCCATTAGGAATCGCTAAAATTATTGGTGATGAAAACGGAATTTCGGAAATATCCATTCAGGAAAATGGAAAAATAACCGAAAGAATTCCTGCTGTTTTAGAAGAAGCCGTGCATCAACTTCAGAACTATTTTGATGGAAAAAGAACAGACTTTGATTTCAAAATAAATCCAAAAGGAACCGAATTTCAACAAAAAGTTTGGCAATCATTAATCGAAATTCCATTTGGAAAAACGATGAGCTATTTGGATTTATCCAAAAAATTAGGAGATGTCAAAGCCATTCGAGCAGTAGCATCCGCAAACGGAAAAAATCCGCTTTGGATTGTAGTTCCCTGCCACAGAGTTATAGGAACCGATGGTTCACTCACGGGTTATGCCGGTGGATTGTGGCGTAAAAAGTGGTTGTTGGAACACGAAAATCCAGCACGAAAACAAGAATTGTTGTTTTAA
- a CDS encoding HEAT repeat domain-containing protein — protein sequence MTNNKYYFPNNIWKKYFAKNSIESGKWISWFATREAEKIVDRKEADTLIKIIENSNLNYEIRRKAYFCLGHLCKNLSDKEIFDFLVNKLNSESENIQETILISITNMDKPLEYNLIPIINILKNGKMGMKTSAAIALKNAKNPDIEIELLNSFEKEKNKHLQEMIASTLKTVGSNKSIPILENKLKTAKGRDYKYFLESALIEIKKR from the coding sequence ATGACAAATAATAAATATTATTTCCCCAATAATATTTGGAAAAAATATTTTGCTAAAAATTCAATAGAAAGTGGAAAATGGATTTCATGGTTTGCTACAAGAGAAGCTGAAAAAATTGTTGATAGAAAAGAAGCAGATACATTAATAAAGATTATTGAAAACTCTAATTTAAACTATGAAATTAGAAGAAAAGCTTATTTCTGTTTAGGTCATTTATGTAAAAATTTATCAGATAAAGAAATTTTCGATTTTTTAGTAAATAAATTAAATAGCGAATCAGAAAATATTCAAGAAACAATTCTTATTTCAATCACAAATATGGACAAACCGTTGGAATACAATTTAATTCCAATTATAAATATCTTGAAAAACGGAAAAATGGGTATGAAAACTTCTGCAGCAATAGCATTGAAAAATGCAAAAAATCCAGATATAGAAATTGAATTATTAAATTCTTTTGAAAAAGAAAAAAACAAACATTTACAGGAAATGATTGCATCAACTTTAAAAACAGTAGGAAGCAATAAATCTATTCCTATACTTGAAAACAAATTGAAAACAGCTAAAGGAAGAGATTATAAATATTTTTTAGAAAGTGCTCTGATTGAAATTAAAAAGCGATAA
- a CDS encoding Lrp/AsnC family transcriptional regulator: protein MVLDETDKRILRLLQKNAHYKLKDIAAKINLSLTPVHDRLKRLEREGIIDKYVTVLNKKETGKELNGLLSGDIGQAEL, encoded by the coding sequence ATGGTATTGGACGAAACGGATAAAAGAATTTTGCGCTTATTGCAGAAAAATGCACATTATAAGCTAAAAGATATTGCTGCTAAAATCAACTTGTCATTGACTCCAGTTCATGACCGACTAAAGCGATTAGAGCGGGAAGGTATTATTGATAAATATGTGACTGTTTTAAACAAAAAAGAAACTGGGAAAGAACTTAACGGTTTATTGTCAGGTGACATTGGTCAAGCAGAATTATGA
- a CDS encoding 3'-5' exonuclease: MIEKINLNNILFLDIETVPETADFNELDSEMQALYEQKTQYQRKEEISAEEFYERAGIWAEFGKIVCISVGFFANKNDIRNFRVTSFFGEEKKILKDFSNLLNNHFNGPQHLLCGHNAKEFDIPFIARRMIINNIAIPDKLNLFGKKPWEIPHLDTLELWKFGDYKHFTSLKLMCKVLGIPSPKGDIDGSQVGHVFYVEKDIDRIVTYCEKDTIAVAQIFLRLRREDLLIEEEIIHV, from the coding sequence ATGATTGAAAAAATAAATCTCAACAACATCTTATTTCTGGACATTGAAACGGTTCCTGAAACAGCCGATTTCAACGAATTGGATTCGGAAATGCAAGCTTTGTACGAACAAAAAACACAATACCAGCGCAAGGAAGAAATTTCGGCTGAGGAATTTTATGAGCGTGCGGGGATTTGGGCGGAATTTGGAAAAATTGTTTGTATATCCGTTGGTTTCTTTGCAAATAAAAATGACATACGAAACTTTAGAGTAACTTCATTTTTTGGAGAAGAAAAGAAAATATTAAAAGATTTCAGCAATCTGTTGAACAACCATTTCAATGGACCGCAACACCTATTGTGTGGTCACAATGCTAAGGAATTTGATATTCCTTTTATCGCCCGCCGTATGATTATTAATAATATTGCCATTCCAGATAAACTGAATCTTTTTGGCAAAAAGCCTTGGGAAATTCCGCATTTGGACACTTTAGAATTGTGGAAATTTGGCGATTACAAGCATTTCACTTCCTTAAAACTCATGTGTAAAGTGCTTGGAATTCCTTCTCCAAAAGGCGATATCGATGGTAGTCAGGTAGGTCATGTTTTTTATGTCGAAAAAGATATTGACCGAATTGTAACCTATTGCGAAAAAGACACCATTGCTGTAGCTCAGATTTTCCTGCGTTTGCGAAGAGAAGATTTATTGATTGAAGAGGAGATTATACATGTTTAA
- a CDS encoding class I SAM-dependent methyltransferase produces MKKSTVAEIRERFDNEVERFSNVETGQVATMDATIALELITSTAKAVKPNAKSILDLGCGAGNYTLKMLSKVADLDCTLIDLSQNMLDKAKERVSAETRGNVATIQGDIRDVELPNNQFDIVLAGAVLHHLREDSDWEMVFQKLYDSLTPGGCFLISDLLVQDHAEVNQIVWKMYANYLIGLGGRSTNKRFLIASKRKIHHAR; encoded by the coding sequence ATGAAGAAATCAACAGTTGCAGAAATCAGAGAACGTTTTGATAATGAGGTAGAACGTTTTTCTAATGTAGAAACGGGGCAAGTGGCTACTATGGATGCTACCATTGCTTTGGAATTAATTACAAGTACGGCAAAAGCTGTAAAACCAAATGCCAAAAGTATTTTGGATTTAGGATGCGGAGCGGGAAATTATACCTTGAAAATGCTTTCTAAAGTGGCTGATTTAGATTGTACTTTGATTGATTTGAGTCAGAATATGTTGGACAAAGCCAAAGAGCGGGTTTCTGCTGAGACGAGAGGAAATGTAGCTACTATTCAGGGTGATATTCGGGATGTCGAGTTGCCTAATAATCAGTTTGATATTGTTTTGGCGGGAGCCGTTTTGCATCATTTACGTGAAGATTCCGATTGGGAAATGGTATTCCAAAAATTGTATGATAGTTTAACGCCTGGAGGCTGTTTTTTAATTTCGGATTTGTTGGTTCAGGATCATGCTGAGGTGAATCAAATAGTTTGGAAAATGTATGCTAATTATTTGATAGGTTTAGGAGGGAGGAGTACCAACAAAAGGTTTTTGATTGCATCGAAAAGGAAGATACACCACGCTCGATGA
- a CDS encoding serine hydrolase domain-containing protein → MKKLKKILIGFVIVIGLMILSLYIFKKDYLLRAVRVTYLNGHSTAFLDDYKYFDNAIIQKSNQPQPWNLAKDYNKVKPTSKLEDLHKEMGTVAFVIIKNDSIWNENYYDNYAAASKSNSFSMAKSIVSASLGKAIMEGKIKSLDQKVSDFFPEFSKGKSAEMTVGDLASMASGLNWDEAYYSPFSITTQAYFDDNLTPIILGLKGIDTPGKTYKYLSGNTQLLAMCIEKATGKKLADYVSKSFWKPMGAESDALWQTDKKGLVKAFCCVASNARDFARFGKLYLYNGKWNGQQLLDSTFVAKSVRPRFKESPQYGYGWWLSQYKNKPLFYMRGHLGQYVIVIPEDQLIIVRLGNKENKGTIENPHSKDLFVYLEESYKMLGAH, encoded by the coding sequence ATGAAAAAACTCAAAAAAATTCTAATAGGATTCGTTATTGTGATAGGACTTATGATACTTTCACTTTATATTTTCAAAAAGGATTATTTATTAAGAGCAGTTCGGGTGACCTACCTCAACGGACATTCAACAGCTTTTTTGGATGATTACAAATACTTTGATAATGCAATCATTCAGAAAAGCAATCAACCACAACCCTGGAATTTAGCCAAAGATTATAACAAGGTAAAACCAACTTCTAAATTAGAAGACTTACATAAAGAAATGGGAACAGTCGCTTTTGTAATTATAAAAAACGATAGTATCTGGAACGAAAACTATTATGATAATTACGCTGCAGCTTCCAAATCAAATTCATTTTCCATGGCCAAAAGTATCGTATCGGCATCCTTAGGAAAAGCCATCATGGAAGGAAAAATTAAAAGTTTAGACCAGAAAGTCAGTGACTTTTTTCCTGAATTCTCCAAAGGAAAATCGGCCGAAATGACTGTGGGTGACTTGGCTTCTATGGCTTCTGGATTAAACTGGGATGAAGCTTACTACAGCCCTTTCTCCATTACCACTCAAGCCTATTTTGATGACAATTTAACCCCCATTATTTTGGGTTTAAAAGGAATCGACACACCAGGGAAGACCTATAAATACTTAAGCGGAAACACTCAATTACTGGCCATGTGCATTGAGAAAGCCACAGGCAAAAAATTAGCCGATTATGTTTCGAAATCTTTCTGGAAACCTATGGGTGCCGAGAGTGATGCCTTATGGCAAACCGATAAAAAAGGACTGGTAAAGGCTTTCTGTTGTGTAGCTAGTAACGCTAGGGATTTTGCCCGTTTTGGAAAACTCTATCTTTATAACGGTAAATGGAACGGCCAACAACTTTTAGACAGTACTTTTGTAGCCAAATCAGTAAGACCACGTTTTAAAGAATCGCCTCAATATGGTTATGGTTGGTGGCTAAGCCAATACAAAAACAAACCGCTTTTTTATATGCGAGGTCATTTAGGCCAATATGTGATTGTGATTCCTGAAGATCAGTTAATCATTGTTCGATTAGGAAACAAGGAAAATAAGGGAACTATCGAAAATCCGCATAGTAAAGACCTATTCGTATATCTGGAAGAAAGCTATAAAATGCTGGGAGCACACTAA
- the ald gene encoding alanine dehydrogenase has translation MIIGVPKEIKNNENRVALTPSGVAEFKKFGHTVYVQTNAGINSGFSDAAYVEAGAEILPTIEAVYKIAEMIIKVKEPIASEYPLIKKDQLVFTYFHFASCEPLTHAMIESGAICLAYETVEKADRSLPLLVPMSEVAGRMSIQEGAKFLEKPLQGKGILLGGVPGVKPAKVVVLGGGVVGTQAAKMAAGFGAQVTIMDLSLARLRYLDDIMPANVTTLMSNHYNICQEIATADLVIGAVLIPGAKAPHLITRDMLKLMSPGTVVVDVAVDQGGCIETCTPTTHEKPTFIIDDIVHYCVANMPGAVPYTSTLALTNATLPYALQLANKGWKKACAENEELKKGLNIANGKILYKGVADAFNLPYNETIEEAVC, from the coding sequence ATGATAATCGGAGTTCCAAAAGAAATTAAAAATAATGAGAATCGTGTAGCACTTACTCCATCTGGTGTAGCTGAATTTAAAAAATTTGGACATACTGTATATGTGCAAACAAATGCAGGTATCAACAGTGGATTTAGTGATGCTGCTTATGTAGAGGCTGGAGCTGAAATTTTACCTACAATTGAAGCTGTTTATAAAATTGCTGAGATGATCATCAAAGTAAAAGAGCCTATCGCTTCTGAATACCCATTAATTAAAAAAGATCAATTAGTATTTACTTACTTCCACTTTGCTTCTTGTGAGCCATTAACACATGCAATGATCGAAAGCGGAGCAATATGTTTAGCTTATGAAACGGTTGAAAAAGCAGATCGTAGTTTGCCTTTATTAGTTCCAATGTCAGAAGTAGCTGGACGTATGTCTATCCAAGAAGGTGCTAAATTCTTAGAAAAACCATTACAAGGAAAAGGAATCCTTTTAGGAGGAGTTCCTGGAGTAAAACCAGCAAAAGTAGTTGTTCTTGGTGGTGGAGTTGTAGGTACTCAGGCTGCTAAAATGGCTGCTGGATTTGGTGCGCAGGTAACTATCATGGATTTAAGCTTAGCTCGTTTACGTTACTTAGATGATATTATGCCTGCTAACGTAACTACATTAATGTCTAACCACTACAACATCTGTCAAGAAATCGCAACTGCTGATTTAGTAATTGGAGCGGTATTAATTCCTGGAGCTAAAGCACCTCACTTGATTACTCGTGATATGTTGAAATTAATGAGTCCTGGAACTGTAGTTGTTGACGTTGCTGTTGACCAAGGTGGATGTATCGAGACTTGTACTCCTACCACTCACGAAAAGCCAACTTTCATCATTGACGATATCGTTCACTACTGTGTAGCTAATATGCCAGGTGCGGTTCCTTATACTTCTACGTTAGCGTTGACTAATGCAACTTTACCATATGCATTACAATTAGCAAACAAAGGTTGGAAAAAAGCATGTGCGGAGAACGAAGAATTGAAGAAAGGATTAAACATTGCTAACGGTAAAATTCTTTACAAAGGTGTAGCCGATGCTTTCAACCTTCCCTATAACGAAACTATCGAAGAAGCTGTTTGCTAA
- a CDS encoding LysR family transcriptional regulator, which yields MELRHLKYFLKLAEERSFVRAAEKLFISQPPLSRQIKELETELGTTLFERNNKRVILTEAGKYYQKEVQELLQNLERINATTKKISENQSGEFRIAYVSSTFSGDISKLIQYLSNEYPYVNFRLYEVPTVKQIAALEEGKIDFGIIRAPLHSPKIDSQLWFKDRFSLVFNKNQYSIPSEEDLENLQSATFVFFNKDYAPHFYDALLEICAQYGFSPKVVHESNNISSIIQLVKNGLGVSIVPSAIRKTHNYPELTFLELKKSQRFTDILLATPKGNPSEIAQKAIIFLTQKNSKNEQ from the coding sequence ATGGAATTACGCCACCTTAAATATTTCCTCAAATTAGCCGAAGAACGCAGCTTTGTCCGCGCTGCCGAAAAGTTATTTATTTCGCAGCCCCCTTTGAGCCGTCAGATTAAGGAACTGGAAACCGAACTAGGTACCACCCTTTTTGAACGCAATAACAAAAGGGTTATCCTAACCGAAGCTGGTAAATATTACCAAAAAGAAGTTCAAGAATTGCTTCAAAATTTGGAACGTATTAACGCAACAACCAAAAAAATATCTGAAAATCAAAGTGGTGAATTCAGGATTGCTTATGTGAGTTCTACTTTTTCAGGAGATATTTCAAAATTGATTCAGTATTTGTCGAATGAATATCCCTATGTCAATTTTCGATTGTATGAAGTACCTACTGTGAAACAAATAGCAGCCTTGGAAGAAGGTAAAATTGATTTTGGAATTATCCGTGCGCCTTTACATTCTCCAAAAATCGATTCGCAGTTGTGGTTCAAAGACCGATTTTCATTGGTTTTCAATAAGAATCAATATTCCATTCCGTCTGAAGAGGATTTGGAAAACTTACAATCAGCTACCTTTGTTTTTTTCAACAAAGACTATGCGCCGCATTTTTATGATGCTTTATTGGAAATCTGTGCGCAGTATGGTTTCAGTCCCAAAGTCGTACACGAATCCAACAATATTTCTTCAATTATTCAGTTGGTTAAGAACGGACTGGGGGTTTCCATTGTTCCTTCTGCCATTCGAAAAACACATAATTATCCCGAATTGACCTTTTTAGAATTAAAGAAATCACAACGATTCACGGATATTTTATTGGCAACACCAAAAGGAAATCCATCAGAAATAGCTCAAAAAGCAATCATCTTTTTGACCCAAAAAAATAGTAAAAATGAACAGTAA